The following coding sequences lie in one Candidatus Binataceae bacterium genomic window:
- a CDS encoding DUF3209 family protein: MACHEIAGLRLGLMGLLGLRDEAARQHELAELGDGADRPGPVRSMCQARDLDSLRQFYESAVSMLEERVANTGAADAKLPYLRSLVILTKKVEMELANQIDALTRLFHDLEQMHDFVHEIYPAD, translated from the coding sequence ATGGCTTGTCATGAAATCGCGGGGTTGCGCTTGGGCCTGATGGGGCTGTTGGGATTGCGGGATGAGGCCGCCCGTCAACATGAGTTGGCTGAACTGGGTGATGGCGCCGATCGGCCCGGACCAGTGCGCTCGATGTGCCAGGCGCGGGATCTAGACAGCCTGAGGCAGTTTTACGAAAGTGCGGTTTCGATGCTTGAGGAGCGGGTTGCCAACACCGGCGCCGCCGACGCCAAGCTACCCTACCTGCGCAGCCTCGTTATCCTAACCAAGAAGGTCGAAATGGAGCTGGCCAATCAGATCGACGCCCTCACTCGTCTGTTTCACGACCTCGAGCAGATGCACGATTTCGTGCACGAAATCTATCCGGCGGATTAA
- a CDS encoding FAD-dependent oxidoreductase, which translates to MAQSRNARLVRAQHLGPEARLLTFALAEGQLGFAGGQYIIVNTGVDLGGGKIAKRAYSILSADDEQSQFQIAVRRLGEGPGSNFMHRIAEGTELAFSGPWGKFVSHGAGAGERLLFATDTGITAALGLLRGMRSRAEATSTTALWFVPSPDYFLPPAFAHDAIAACCRRFSVAAAPPAGEASRLGAALLALESALGPALPASAYLAGDGAVIYPLRERLIELGMAKEQIQLEAFFNNPERRAVS; encoded by the coding sequence ATGGCGCAGTCGCGAAACGCACGCCTGGTAAGGGCGCAACACCTGGGGCCAGAGGCCAGGCTGTTGACCTTCGCCTTGGCCGAGGGGCAGCTGGGTTTTGCGGGTGGCCAATACATTATCGTCAACACGGGCGTCGATTTGGGCGGCGGCAAAATCGCCAAGCGGGCCTATTCCATCCTTTCAGCCGATGATGAACAGAGCCAGTTCCAGATTGCGGTGCGTCGTCTGGGCGAGGGTCCGGGCTCCAACTTCATGCATCGTATAGCGGAGGGTACCGAACTGGCCTTCAGCGGTCCGTGGGGTAAGTTCGTCAGCCACGGTGCCGGCGCGGGCGAGCGACTCTTATTCGCCACCGATACCGGAATCACCGCTGCCCTTGGGCTGTTGCGCGGGATGCGCAGCCGTGCCGAGGCGACGAGCACGACGGCGTTGTGGTTCGTGCCATCGCCCGACTATTTTCTCCCGCCTGCGTTTGCCCATGACGCAATCGCCGCCTGTTGTCGCCGTTTCAGCGTCGCCGCGGCGCCGCCTGCGGGCGAGGCTTCGCGGCTGGGTGCCGCGCTCCTCGCCTTGGAGAGCGCGCTAGGGCCCGCGCTTCCTGCCAGCGCCTACCTGGCCGGCGATGGTGCGGTGATCTATCCCTTGCGCGAAAGGCTGATCGAGCTTGGAATGGCCAAGGAGCAGATTCAGTTGGAGGCCTTCTTCAACAATCCGGAGCGTAGAGCGGTCTCCTGA
- a CDS encoding cobalt-precorrin-5B (C(1))-methyltransferase — translation MATSEVPARNPKGTRTGFTTGACAAAAAKAAARCLVKKTALSEIETTLPNRTKVRFALKRCERSQGSALCSIIKDAGDDPDCTHGAELVAEVRLRTEPGIEIRGGEGVATVTKPGLGLEVGGPSITAPPRRNIIEMVAEELAGSEYRGAVVTISVPGGEEMAKGTINARLGLIGGISILGTTGIVRPYSTAAFKASVVQAIDVAVERGLRSLVLTTGGKSEAYAMQLFPQLPEDAFIQMGDFVGIALKHCARRKLQRAIIVGMIGKLSKMADGRMQTHAAGSEVNMELLATLAAELGAGAEVCAEIRAANTARHVLELCSARDIPIAAQICRRVVEQGTRHAGPGLQVRVCLIDFNGKLLGCDPADTTQAPVQAEQGQ, via the coding sequence ATGGCAACAAGCGAGGTGCCGGCGCGAAATCCCAAGGGCACGCGTACCGGTTTCACTACTGGGGCCTGCGCGGCGGCGGCGGCCAAGGCGGCGGCTCGCTGCCTGGTAAAAAAGACTGCGCTCAGCGAGATCGAAACCACGCTGCCCAACCGGACCAAGGTACGTTTTGCGCTCAAGCGCTGCGAGCGCTCACAAGGAAGCGCTTTGTGCAGCATTATCAAGGATGCCGGCGACGATCCCGATTGCACGCACGGCGCTGAACTGGTTGCTGAGGTCAGACTGCGCACCGAGCCGGGAATCGAAATTCGCGGCGGGGAAGGGGTGGCGACGGTTACCAAGCCCGGCCTGGGGCTGGAGGTCGGTGGTCCGTCGATCACTGCGCCGCCCCGGCGCAACATCATCGAAATGGTCGCGGAGGAACTTGCCGGCAGCGAGTATCGTGGCGCGGTGGTCACAATCAGCGTGCCGGGCGGCGAGGAGATGGCCAAGGGAACCATCAATGCGCGGCTGGGCTTGATCGGCGGGATCTCGATTCTAGGTACGACGGGCATCGTGCGGCCCTATTCCACCGCGGCCTTCAAGGCCAGCGTCGTCCAGGCGATTGACGTCGCCGTCGAGCGCGGCCTACGCAGCTTGGTCTTGACCACCGGCGGCAAGTCAGAAGCATACGCTATGCAGCTTTTCCCCCAGTTGCCCGAGGACGCGTTTATCCAGATGGGAGATTTCGTCGGGATTGCGCTCAAGCATTGTGCCCGCCGTAAGCTCCAGCGTGCCATTATCGTGGGTATGATCGGCAAGCTATCCAAGATGGCCGACGGGCGGATGCAGACCCACGCCGCGGGTTCGGAGGTCAATATGGAGCTGTTGGCCACGCTGGCCGCTGAGTTGGGCGCTGGCGCGGAGGTGTGCGCCGAGATTCGCGCTGCCAACACTGCGCGCCATGTGCTGGAGCTGTGCTCGGCGCGCGATATTCCGATCGCTGCGCAGATCTGCCGCCGCGTGGTGGAGCAGGGCACGCGCCACGCCGGTCCTGGGCTCCAGGTGCGCGTTTGTTTGATTGATTTCAACGGCAAGCTACTGGGCTGCGACCCGGCCGACACCACGCAGGCACCGGTCCAAGCGGAGCAAGGCCAATGA
- a CDS encoding precorrin-8X methylmutase → MNDPGRINDMRQMTALGRNIEDGSFAIIDREAGAHDFSADQWQIVRRVIHATADFEFKDLMRFHPQAVAAGIAALRAGCAIVVDVKMISAGLNEERLSSYGCVTHCFISDPDVIAAAKAANSTRAIEAMRKARRAGVLDGAIVAIGNAPTALLETVRLVEQEGARPALVIGVPVGFVSAAESKEAALRLATPYIVARGRKGGSTIAVAIIHALLLISTQVRA, encoded by the coding sequence ATGAACGACCCCGGGCGTATCAACGATATGCGCCAAATGACCGCGCTGGGACGCAATATCGAAGACGGCAGTTTCGCGATTATAGATCGCGAAGCAGGTGCGCACGATTTTTCTGCCGATCAGTGGCAAATCGTGCGCCGGGTTATCCATGCCACCGCCGATTTCGAGTTCAAGGATCTGATGCGCTTCCATCCCCAGGCCGTGGCTGCAGGAATTGCCGCGTTGCGCGCCGGTTGCGCGATCGTCGTGGACGTCAAGATGATTAGTGCTGGACTTAATGAGGAACGCCTGAGCAGTTACGGGTGCGTCACCCACTGCTTTATTTCCGATCCCGATGTGATCGCGGCGGCCAAGGCGGCCAACAGCACGCGGGCGATCGAGGCGATGCGCAAGGCGCGGCGCGCCGGTGTTCTTGACGGCGCGATCGTAGCGATCGGCAACGCGCCCACCGCGCTTCTGGAGACCGTTCGCCTGGTTGAGCAAGAGGGCGCGCGACCGGCGTTGGTGATCGGCGTACCAGTGGGCTTTGTTTCCGCCGCCGAGTCCAAGGAAGCCGCGCTGCGCTTGGCGACGCCGTATATCGTGGCGCGGGGGCGCAAGGGCGGCAGCACGATCGCGGTGGCGATCATCCACGCCCTGTTGTTAATCTCCACCCAGGTGCGAGCATGA
- the cbiE gene encoding precorrin-6y C5,15-methyltransferase (decarboxylating) subunit CbiE encodes MTRPRAVTVIGIGDDGCAGLSSRAVSAVADAQVLAGGERHLAFFPQFTGLRIVLKNGLPAALDRIAQAADENNVCILASGDPMFFGVGALVIKRLGAEHVSVIPHPSSIQWAFARAGLKWDDAALISLHGRSAEGFLTRLRTCAKAAVLTDPDNTPVRLAASMLAHGQGEWRAWVCENLAGPDERVRQFSLQELAACPDIGPLNVLILERTNPAWRAPTAIPFLHEDEFAKRMPKKGLITKREVRLLSLAAMRVRPDSVVWDIGAGSGSISIEAAMLASAGRVYAIEFDPEGVEICRENLLTHAIDNVRVIAGRAPEALAELETPDAVFVGGSRGSMDEIVEIALERLRPGGHLVVNAITLENSAEVYSAMRRRGIVPEVTLLQVSRAEPLARYLRFEALNPIQIFAAQKPLSAGGSTQ; translated from the coding sequence ATGACTCGGCCGCGCGCGGTAACTGTAATTGGGATTGGCGACGATGGTTGCGCGGGGCTTTCCAGCCGTGCGGTAAGCGCGGTCGCGGATGCCCAGGTGTTGGCGGGCGGCGAGCGCCACCTGGCCTTTTTTCCCCAATTCACCGGGCTCCGAATTGTCCTTAAGAATGGACTGCCGGCGGCGCTGGATCGAATCGCGCAGGCGGCCGACGAGAATAACGTCTGTATTTTGGCCTCGGGCGATCCGATGTTCTTTGGCGTGGGCGCGCTGGTAATCAAGCGGCTTGGTGCCGAACACGTAAGCGTGATTCCCCATCCCAGCTCGATCCAGTGGGCTTTTGCGCGCGCTGGACTGAAATGGGACGATGCCGCGCTGATTTCTCTGCACGGCCGCAGTGCCGAGGGCTTCCTGACCCGCCTGCGCACTTGCGCCAAGGCTGCGGTTCTCACCGATCCCGACAACACGCCGGTGCGCCTGGCCGCTTCGATGCTCGCACACGGCCAGGGCGAATGGAGAGCGTGGGTGTGCGAAAATCTGGCGGGACCCGATGAGCGGGTGCGCCAATTTTCGCTACAAGAGCTGGCCGCCTGCCCTGATATCGGCCCGCTCAATGTGCTTATTCTGGAGCGCACCAATCCCGCTTGGCGGGCGCCCACCGCAATCCCGTTTCTTCATGAAGATGAATTCGCCAAGCGGATGCCCAAAAAGGGGCTAATTACCAAACGCGAAGTGCGCTTGCTGTCGTTGGCCGCGATGCGGGTGCGCCCCGATAGCGTGGTCTGGGACATCGGCGCAGGTTCGGGCTCGATCTCGATCGAGGCCGCGATGCTGGCTTCTGCGGGTCGCGTCTATGCGATCGAGTTCGATCCCGAGGGCGTGGAGATCTGCCGCGAGAATCTGCTCACCCACGCAATCGACAACGTGCGCGTCATCGCCGGCCGCGCCCCCGAGGCTCTGGCCGAGCTCGAAACTCCCGACGCAGTATTCGTCGGTGGTAGCCGCGGCAGCATGGACGAGATCGTCGAGATCGCCCTGGAGCGGTTGCGCCCGGGCGGGCACCTGGTGGTCAACGCGATTACGCTGGAGAACTCTGCCGAGGTTTACAGCGCTATGCGCAGGCGCGGCATCGTGCCCGAGGTGACCCTACTGCAAGTTTCGCGCGCCGAGCCACTGGCGCGCTACCTGCGTTTCGAAGCTCTCAATCCGATCCAGATTTTCGCGGCCCAAAAACCGCTGAGTGCCGGAGGTTCGACCCAATGA
- the cobI gene encoding precorrin-2 C(20)-methyltransferase: protein MSYPVLYGVGVGPGAPDLLTLRAVETLKRVEVLALPRSSDYGASMAWKIIEPVIGKVVGQQRLLLTFPMSKEPARLRKAWEIAFTKIGEHLDAGRSVAFATEGDPSLYSTFGYLQREAARRWPGVTVEIVPGVSSIAAVPAVVGRSLADGLERIAIIPANYGVDDLVAVLNSFDTTILMKIGSQMPKVVAALERTGLLDKAVFVAKATMREQRVATDVRTVGTERGDCFAMVLVTRKERSGVLAGEIAPEAELLELGA from the coding sequence ATGAGTTACCCTGTCTTGTATGGCGTGGGCGTGGGTCCCGGCGCGCCCGATCTGTTGACCTTGCGCGCGGTGGAGACGCTCAAGCGGGTTGAGGTTCTGGCTCTGCCCAGGAGTTCGGACTACGGCGCCTCGATGGCATGGAAGATCATCGAACCGGTAATCGGCAAGGTGGTCGGCCAGCAGCGTCTGTTATTGACCTTTCCGATGAGCAAGGAGCCGGCGCGTCTGCGCAAAGCCTGGGAGATTGCATTCACCAAAATCGGCGAGCATCTGGACGCTGGCCGCAGCGTAGCCTTCGCTACCGAGGGTGACCCGTCGCTCTATAGCACCTTCGGGTATTTGCAACGCGAAGCCGCGCGGCGATGGCCCGGCGTCACGGTCGAAATCGTGCCGGGCGTCTCTTCGATCGCCGCCGTTCCAGCTGTGGTGGGCCGATCGCTCGCCGATGGGCTGGAGCGGATCGCAATCATCCCCGCCAACTATGGAGTGGATGATTTGGTCGCGGTCCTCAACAGCTTCGACACCACTATCCTGATGAAAATTGGCTCCCAGATGCCCAAGGTCGTCGCCGCGCTGGAGCGTACGGGGCTGCTCGACAAGGCGGTCTTTGTGGCCAAGGCGACGATGCGCGAACAGCGGGTTGCGACCGATGTACGTACGGTCGGGACCGAGCGCGGTGACTGCTTCGCGATGGTGCTGGTCACGCGCAAGGAGCGCAGTGGCGTGCTCGCCGGTGAGATCGCCCCCGAGGCGGAGTTGCTCGAGCTGGGCGCATGA
- a CDS encoding cobalamin biosynthesis protein, with amino-acid sequence MNDARKPFAIYAITRHGIEIAARLVQALEGAEVYVSHKLLDHARAKPALVQALELKLPMGPVLTRTFTAYDCHVFIISVGAVVRMIAPLLGDKKLDPAVVCVDDAARFAICVLSGHVGRGNFFTDRIAEALDAQAVVTTASDAIGTLTVDILGREFGWRLDDLNRNVTRGCAAVVNAAPVLFVQETGEPDWWPLDKPLPPGVAYATSLEGVDPAAWEILLIASDREFQLSHPAHWDNAVIYRPKSLVVGIGCDKATPADLVERGLVGLMERERLSLKSVKALATIEQKRDEPAILALAQHYGWPLITYSAAQLDAVEGIENPSETVKRYVGTRGVAEPAALLCAEAARLLVPKQTYTEPGAGRSMTLALARIPFKHRTEASSG; translated from the coding sequence ATGAACGACGCGCGCAAGCCTTTCGCCATCTATGCCATTACGCGCCACGGCATCGAGATTGCTGCCCGGTTGGTACAGGCATTGGAAGGCGCCGAGGTGTACGTATCGCACAAGCTGCTCGATCATGCCCGCGCCAAGCCCGCGCTTGTCCAAGCGCTGGAGCTGAAGTTACCGATGGGACCAGTGCTGACTCGCACCTTCACAGCCTACGATTGTCACGTCTTCATAATCAGCGTGGGTGCCGTGGTCAGGATGATAGCCCCGCTGCTGGGTGACAAGAAGCTCGACCCGGCCGTAGTCTGCGTCGATGACGCCGCGCGCTTTGCGATTTGCGTGCTCTCGGGCCACGTTGGACGCGGCAACTTCTTTACCGATCGGATAGCCGAGGCGCTTGATGCGCAAGCGGTGGTCACCACCGCTTCCGATGCGATCGGCACGCTGACCGTGGATATTCTCGGACGTGAATTCGGCTGGCGGTTGGACGACCTCAATCGCAACGTCACACGCGGCTGCGCCGCGGTGGTCAATGCCGCCCCGGTTCTGTTCGTGCAAGAAACCGGTGAACCCGACTGGTGGCCGCTGGATAAGCCACTGCCGCCCGGTGTTGCCTACGCGACTTCGCTTGAGGGCGTTGATCCGGCGGCCTGGGAGATTCTGCTCATCGCCAGCGACCGTGAGTTTCAACTCAGCCATCCCGCGCATTGGGACAACGCGGTGATCTACCGCCCCAAAAGCCTGGTGGTTGGAATTGGCTGCGACAAGGCGACGCCGGCCGACCTGGTCGAGCGCGGGCTGGTTGGCCTGATGGAACGTGAGCGTTTGTCGCTCAAATCAGTCAAGGCACTGGCTACCATCGAGCAAAAGCGCGACGAGCCGGCTATCCTCGCACTGGCTCAGCATTACGGCTGGCCGCTGATCACCTATTCGGCGGCGCAACTGGACGCGGTGGAAGGGATTGAAAATCCCTCGGAGACTGTCAAACGCTATGTCGGCACGCGCGGCGTAGCCGAGCCGGCGGCGTTGTTGTGCGCTGAGGCCGCGCGACTTCTGGTGCCTAAGCAAACCTACACCGAACCCGGCGCTGGTCGTTCGATGACGTTGGCGCTCGCGCGAATCCCATTCAAGCACAGGACGGAGGCGAGCAGTGGTTGA
- the cobJ gene encoding precorrin-3B C(17)-methyltransferase, whose protein sequence is MVEAKGVLSVVGIGPGAADHVTPAANRAILEADLIVGYTTYIKLVSELIRGKEIVRTGMTEEIGRARAAVTRAREGARVALISSGDAGVYGMAGLVFQVLREMGWKRGDSPQLHIIPGVTALSSCASLVGAPLVHDFCAISLSDLLTPWPIITRRIEAAAAADFVIGLYNPASGRRTRQIVEAQAIIKKYRDPKTPVALVKSAYRKLQHTVLTDLDNFLDYEIGMLTTVLVGSSNTYVFEGYMVTPRGYTNKYTEDGEVRPGQRPGFSLVLQPAEQAER, encoded by the coding sequence GTGGTTGAAGCAAAGGGCGTTTTGTCCGTGGTTGGAATTGGGCCGGGCGCGGCAGACCACGTCACCCCCGCGGCCAACCGCGCGATTCTCGAGGCCGACCTGATTGTCGGCTATACAACATACATCAAACTGGTTAGTGAGCTGATTCGTGGCAAGGAAATTGTGCGCACCGGCATGACCGAAGAGATCGGGCGGGCCCGCGCGGCAGTCACTCGTGCTCGGGAAGGCGCACGCGTCGCGCTGATTTCCTCTGGCGACGCCGGCGTCTACGGGATGGCGGGACTGGTCTTCCAGGTCTTGCGCGAGATGGGTTGGAAACGGGGCGACTCGCCCCAACTGCACATCATTCCCGGGGTGACTGCGCTCAGCTCATGTGCCTCCCTGGTAGGCGCGCCGCTGGTGCACGATTTTTGCGCCATTTCGCTCTCCGATTTACTTACGCCCTGGCCGATCATCACGCGCCGTATCGAGGCCGCCGCTGCCGCCGACTTCGTCATCGGGTTATACAATCCGGCTAGCGGCCGGCGCACTCGTCAAATTGTCGAGGCGCAGGCAATCATCAAGAAATACCGCGACCCGAAGACACCGGTGGCTCTGGTCAAAAGCGCCTACCGTAAACTCCAGCATACCGTTTTGACCGACCTGGACAATTTTCTCGACTACGAGATCGGAATGCTTACCACGGTGCTGGTCGGTTCCAGCAATACTTACGTCTTCGAGGGCTACATGGTCACGCCGCGCGGCTATACCAATAAGTACACCGAGGACGGTGAGGTGCGCCCTGGACAACGCCCGGGCTTTTCGCTGGTGCTGCAACCGGCCGAACAGGCGGAACGATAA
- the cobM gene encoding precorrin-4 C(11)-methyltransferase produces the protein MKVYIIGAGPGDPKLLTLRAAELIAACPVVLYTGSLVPQAAIANARADARVLDSSSMTLEEIIAIIVEARDAGHDVARVHTGDPLLFGSTAEQMRRLIELGIEYEVVPGVSSFSAAAAVLGRELTLPELSQTVILTRAEGRTPMPGGEKLRDLARHHATLALFLSITLLPEVVGELIPEYGADCPVAVVHKATCPDQRVVTGTLSDIHERVRQAKISSQSMIIVGRVLTSTDFANSRLYAPDFSHRFRRAKAAPRD, from the coding sequence ATGAAGGTCTATATAATCGGCGCTGGTCCCGGCGATCCCAAGTTGCTGACCCTGCGCGCCGCCGAGCTGATTGCCGCCTGTCCGGTAGTGCTTTATACCGGCTCGCTTGTTCCGCAAGCGGCGATTGCCAATGCCCGCGCCGACGCCAGGGTGCTGGATTCTTCCAGCATGACGCTGGAGGAAATAATCGCGATTATCGTCGAAGCCCGTGATGCTGGCCACGATGTCGCCCGAGTCCACACCGGCGATCCGCTGCTCTTCGGCTCGACCGCCGAGCAGATGCGCCGGCTAATCGAGCTGGGCATCGAGTACGAAGTCGTGCCGGGAGTTTCCTCGTTTAGCGCCGCCGCCGCGGTGCTTGGGCGTGAACTGACCTTGCCCGAACTCAGCCAGACGGTGATTCTGACCCGCGCCGAGGGGCGCACGCCGATGCCCGGCGGTGAGAAACTACGCGACTTGGCGCGCCACCATGCGACGCTGGCTCTCTTTCTGAGTATTACCCTGTTGCCGGAGGTAGTAGGCGAGTTGATCCCGGAATATGGCGCCGATTGTCCGGTTGCCGTAGTGCACAAGGCCACCTGCCCCGACCAGCGCGTGGTGACGGGTACGCTGAGCGACATCCACGAGCGGGTACGTCAGGCCAAAATCAGCAGCCAATCGATGATTATCGTCGGACGCGTGCTGACTTCCACGGACTTTGCCAATTCCAGGCTCTACGCTCCCGACTTCAGCCATCGCTTCCGCCGCGCCAAGGCCGCCCCTCGCGACTAG
- a CDS encoding MFS transporter yields the protein MERQPHRVGVVIACFATMALVSSPAMVAVGVLFTPWIKEFHWNHGQVAQTALALSLVGGLLAPVMGWLVDNVGAHRLMAFGCVLVAAGYLAVTQVSSHWQFVALYGVIGLGVSLTSFLPIMVVVVNWFRERRGLFAGIVTFGVSLGFTVTPPLFTLAIARWSWRASVAALSLPAIVISLPLILLYVRTRPPSAHERNDGAALPGLEVRPALRTAAFRRIIAAQFLYGLGFSAVFFHTIAYAIGAGYTPEHGALILSAQTLVSAPAVVVMGLIADRISARRTLMFAMISVAAGTLALLGASSTRWGTPMIALFAPLFGGGASCVPMLIAILMAESLGLRRLGTLTGVQNMASALAMAFGPWICGVLFDLTNGYALPFELAAVCMVLGAVTVATVRPALATAELEPAQPTTAQPQGRAV from the coding sequence ATGGAGCGGCAACCCCACAGGGTAGGTGTGGTGATCGCCTGCTTTGCCACTATGGCCTTGGTGTCCAGCCCGGCCATGGTGGCGGTGGGCGTTCTCTTTACACCCTGGATCAAAGAATTTCACTGGAACCACGGCCAAGTCGCGCAAACCGCGCTCGCCCTGTCTCTGGTGGGCGGCCTGCTGGCGCCCGTCATGGGTTGGCTGGTCGATAACGTCGGAGCCCATCGTCTGATGGCTTTTGGTTGCGTCCTAGTGGCAGCCGGTTATCTGGCGGTCACCCAGGTTTCCTCGCACTGGCAGTTCGTCGCGCTCTACGGCGTGATCGGCTTGGGCGTGTCCTTGACCAGTTTTCTTCCGATCATGGTGGTAGTGGTTAATTGGTTTCGCGAGCGCCGCGGCCTTTTCGCGGGGATTGTCACCTTCGGCGTCTCGCTGGGTTTTACCGTTACCCCGCCGCTGTTTACCCTAGCCATCGCGCGCTGGAGCTGGCGTGCCTCGGTGGCCGCGTTGTCCCTCCCGGCGATCGTCATATCGCTCCCTTTGATTCTGCTCTACGTGCGCACCCGTCCTCCCAGCGCGCACGAGCGCAACGATGGCGCCGCGCTGCCCGGTCTGGAGGTTCGCCCGGCCCTGCGCACTGCCGCCTTCCGCCGAATCATCGCCGCCCAATTCCTTTACGGGCTGGGTTTTTCCGCAGTCTTCTTCCATACCATCGCTTACGCGATTGGGGCCGGCTACACCCCTGAACATGGCGCGCTTATCCTCAGCGCCCAAACCTTGGTCAGCGCGCCCGCGGTAGTGGTGATGGGTTTGATCGCCGACCGAATCAGCGCGCGCAGAACGCTGATGTTTGCGATGATATCAGTGGCAGCCGGAACGCTGGCTCTGCTAGGCGCTTCCAGCACTCGCTGGGGTACTCCGATGATCGCCTTGTTCGCGCCGCTCTTTGGCGGCGGCGCCAGTTGCGTACCGATGCTGATTGCAATCCTGATGGCCGAATCGCTCGGGCTGCGCCGGTTGGGAACCCTGACCGGGGTACAGAATATGGCGTCCGCCTTGGCGATGGCGTTTGGGCCGTGGATTTGTGGCGTGCTTTTCGATCTCACCAACGGCTATGCGTTACCCTTTGAGTTGGCGGCGGTCTGCATGGTGTTGGGCGCGGTAACCGTCGCCACCGTCCGTCCAGCGCTCGCTACGGCGGAGCTGGAGCCTGCCCAGCCCACGACGGCCCAACCGCAGGGGCGGGCGGTTTAA
- a CDS encoding TetR/AcrR family transcriptional regulator has protein sequence MERQARRAQVLRHAKVIFARKGYHQTNVSDIISRARIARGTFYLYFENKRDLFQELLDQVLNELATRIWRLRLGPQEPAAADQLRANLRRVLEFVLSERDLSDILLTYSQGFDPDLDRRIQNFYEQIAQKIQRSLDLGIEMGLVRPCDSRTAAYCILGGVKEVIVQLSRQAPPDIGALVEEILHFGLSGVAQPALLQTLEREDGGGRPN, from the coding sequence ATGGAACGGCAGGCGCGGCGCGCTCAGGTGCTAAGGCACGCCAAGGTCATTTTTGCCCGTAAGGGCTACCATCAGACCAACGTTTCCGACATCATCAGCCGGGCCCGGATTGCGCGTGGAACCTTCTACCTCTATTTCGAGAACAAACGTGACCTGTTTCAGGAGCTACTCGACCAGGTGCTGAACGAACTCGCCACCCGAATCTGGCGCTTGCGCTTAGGTCCTCAAGAACCGGCAGCTGCCGACCAATTGCGGGCCAACTTGCGGCGCGTCCTGGAGTTCGTGTTGTCCGAGCGCGATCTTAGCGACATTCTGTTGACCTATTCGCAGGGCTTTGATCCTGACCTGGATCGTCGCATTCAGAACTTCTATGAGCAGATCGCGCAAAAGATCCAGCGCTCCCTCGATCTGGGCATCGAGATGGGGCTGGTGCGGCCCTGTGACAGTCGCACCGCCGCCTATTGCATCCTGGGCGGAGTCAAGGAAGTAATCGTTCAGCTTTCCCGTCAAGCCCCCCCTGATATCGGAGCCTTGGTCGAAGAAATCCTTCACTTCGGGTTGAGCGGAGTGGCGCAACCGGCGTTATTGCAAACTTTGGAACGCGAGGACGGCGGCGGCCGTCCCAATTGA
- a CDS encoding HAD-IB family hydrolase — protein MSVQHAHRSPRSRAIRRAAFYDLDGTLIDLNLLHAVAYILGNLAEWHARLTRLAVLAARIPLLYAAERYDRRLLNVELFDLFKGISRDRLTVLGEEYCERILVRHLFQSGLDLLEGNRRAGLEPVLVTGSPDFLVEPLARRLGIENYAVNQPAYSRGLATGRLCEPIMAGEEKARWCEEWAGREGLKLADCWGYADSYYDLPFLVALGHPVAVNPDRRLAATARVRQWPIVHFGHPMAANPVTAWREA, from the coding sequence ATGTCAGTTCAACACGCCCATCGCTCGCCTCGCTCGCGCGCCATCCGTCGCGCCGCCTTTTATGACCTCGACGGGACCCTGATCGACCTCAACCTTTTGCACGCGGTCGCCTACATTCTGGGCAACTTGGCTGAATGGCATGCCCGCCTCACCCGCTTGGCCGTTCTGGCCGCGCGGATTCCGCTGCTGTATGCGGCCGAGCGCTATGATCGCCGTCTGCTCAACGTCGAGCTGTTTGACTTATTCAAGGGCATCTCGCGCGATCGGTTAACGGTTTTGGGCGAAGAATATTGCGAGCGCATCCTGGTGCGCCATCTCTTCCAATCGGGCTTGGACCTGCTTGAGGGCAACCGCCGGGCGGGACTGGAGCCGGTGCTGGTCACCGGCTCGCCTGATTTTCTGGTTGAGCCGCTCGCTCGTCGCCTGGGAATCGAGAACTACGCGGTGAATCAGCCTGCTTATAGCCGCGGCCTTGCCACCGGACGGCTGTGTGAACCCATCATGGCTGGCGAAGAGAAGGCCCGCTGGTGCGAGGAATGGGCTGGCCGCGAGGGGCTGAAATTGGCTGATTGCTGGGGCTATGCCGATTCCTACTACGATCTTCCGTTCTTAGTCGCCTTAGGCCATCCGGTGGCGGTCAATCCTGACCGCCGCCTCGCCGCTACCGCACGGGTCCGCCAATG